The region ACACCACCCCAGACTTCTCCGGATTTAATATGAGTTCCCTGCGTTACCACAGAACCCGCCCCCACAATAGAATTCTCTTCTACCAGGCAGTCATCCATTACAATCGCTCCCATTCCAATCAAAACGTTATCATGAATCGTACATCCATGAACAATTGCATTATGACCAATCGAAACATTGTTTCCTATATTTAAGGGATGTTTTTGATAGGTACAATGTAACATTGCATTATCCTGAACATTTACCTTATTTCCCATTTTAATGTAATGAACATCACCTCGAATTACTGCATTATACCAGATACTACAGTCTTGTCCCATCGTAACATCACCAATAATAGTAGCCGTTTCCGCCAAAAAAGTATTTTCTCCTATTTGTGGTGCTTT is a window of Candidatus Chryseobacterium colombiense DNA encoding:
- a CDS encoding gamma carbonic anhydrase family protein, giving the protein MALIKELLGKAPQIGENTFLAETATIIGDVTMGQDCSIWYNAVIRGDVHYIKMGNKVNVQDNAMLHCTYQKHPLNIGNNVSIGHNAIVHGCTIHDNVLIGMGAIVMDDCLVEENSIVGAGSVVTQGTHIKSGEVWGGVPARKIKDINAQLLEGEVNRIADNYVKYSSWYKENVKHVEG